The following are encoded together in the Thermus neutrinimicus genome:
- a CDS encoding GNAT family N-acetyltransferase → MGYVPPPTPQHGLEEGPVLLKDGRTAFLRRAGPKDLPLFVEFLRRLSPESLRMRFFSPISPEKASELLLSAKPEEEKVVLMVLAGDPPRMVATGEYVRLKGEDTAEVAFLVDDAFQGKGLGTLLLERLALIAAKRGVRRFQAFVLAENQKMLNVFMESGFQVRAHRDSGEVEVEFEILLEERAAERFEWREKVSTLASLHPFFFPRGVAVVGASRDPEGIGYRVLENLIFGRFQGPVYPVNEAIGKEGSTVGPLLAYPRVESIPGPVDLAVIAVPKERVLEALEASGRRGVRASVVLTTGFQDQEARELADKARRLGMRLLGPGSLGLVHTHPDARLAAGLTPLPKPGPLAISSQSGTLGRAVMAYAEGMGLGISSFVSLGAKADISSNDLLQFWDEDERTRVILLYLESFGNPRRFSRLARRIGKKKPILAVHPSRDPLVRALFAQAGVIRANSLEEAFDVAALLALGRLPENNRVRLISNASGPSNLALEALREGGLFVEHLDLGSTAKAVEFARALEEALQSEVGSVFLLFVPMGFASEEEFLALLERAEGNKLLLACVMGSPGVRARVMGQVALYRFPESAAIALSRAWAYKAWRDEPLHFPDLPDLRLEEARKLLEGKKTLSQEEGAALLGCFGLPLGKGEGLSLRLTAKPHPLFGPVLTLLLPTPLGDQVLGERLSPLTQKDAQELVRPLEGHLDPAPYQEILLRLSRLLEELPQVEEISLELSGPRIARFEVRLQGNPPPRNRHAHPKPH, encoded by the coding sequence ATGGGCTATGTGCCCCCACCCACGCCCCAGCACGGCCTCGAGGAGGGCCCTGTCCTCCTCAAGGATGGGCGTACCGCCTTCCTGAGGCGGGCGGGACCCAAGGACCTTCCCCTTTTCGTGGAGTTCCTGAGGCGGCTATCCCCCGAGTCCTTGCGCATGCGCTTCTTCTCCCCCATCTCCCCGGAGAAGGCGTCGGAGCTTCTCCTTTCCGCCAAACCCGAGGAGGAAAAGGTGGTCCTCATGGTCCTGGCGGGGGATCCCCCCAGGATGGTGGCCACCGGGGAGTACGTGCGCCTCAAAGGGGAGGACACCGCCGAGGTGGCCTTTCTGGTGGACGACGCCTTCCAGGGCAAGGGCCTGGGCACCCTCCTTCTGGAGCGCCTGGCCTTAATCGCCGCCAAGCGGGGGGTAAGGCGGTTTCAGGCCTTCGTCCTGGCGGAGAACCAGAAGATGCTCAACGTCTTCATGGAAAGCGGCTTCCAGGTGCGGGCCCACCGGGATAGCGGCGAAGTGGAGGTGGAGTTTGAGATCCTCCTGGAGGAGAGGGCGGCGGAGCGGTTTGAGTGGCGGGAAAAGGTCTCCACCCTTGCGAGCCTCCACCCCTTCTTCTTTCCCCGAGGCGTGGCGGTGGTGGGGGCGAGCCGCGACCCGGAGGGCATCGGCTACCGGGTGTTGGAAAACCTCATCTTCGGCCGCTTCCAAGGCCCCGTCTACCCGGTGAACGAGGCCATCGGCAAGGAAGGGAGCACGGTGGGCCCCCTTCTCGCCTACCCCAGGGTGGAGAGTATCCCAGGGCCCGTGGACCTGGCGGTGATCGCCGTGCCCAAGGAACGGGTCCTCGAGGCCCTCGAGGCCTCAGGAAGACGGGGGGTGCGAGCCAGCGTGGTCCTCACCACCGGCTTCCAGGACCAAGAGGCCAGGGAGCTGGCCGACAAGGCCAGGCGCCTGGGGATGCGCCTTCTGGGCCCGGGTTCCCTGGGCCTGGTCCACACCCATCCCGATGCCCGTCTGGCAGCGGGCTTGACCCCCCTTCCCAAGCCGGGGCCCTTGGCCATCTCCAGCCAGTCCGGCACCCTGGGCCGGGCGGTGATGGCCTACGCGGAGGGCATGGGACTGGGCATCTCCTCCTTCGTCTCCTTAGGGGCCAAGGCGGACATCTCCTCCAACGACCTCCTGCAGTTCTGGGATGAGGACGAAAGAACCCGGGTGATCCTCCTCTACCTGGAAAGCTTCGGCAACCCCAGGCGCTTCTCCCGCTTAGCCCGGAGGATCGGCAAGAAAAAACCCATCCTGGCGGTGCACCCCTCCCGGGACCCTTTGGTGCGGGCCCTCTTCGCCCAGGCTGGGGTGATCCGGGCCAACAGCCTGGAGGAAGCCTTTGACGTGGCCGCCCTTCTGGCCCTGGGGCGTCTTCCGGAAAACAACCGGGTGCGCCTTATCTCCAACGCCTCCGGTCCCTCTAACCTGGCCCTCGAGGCCCTAAGGGAAGGAGGCCTTTTCGTGGAGCACCTGGACCTGGGCTCCACCGCCAAGGCGGTGGAGTTCGCCCGCGCCCTGGAGGAAGCCTTGCAAAGCGAGGTGGGAAGCGTGTTTCTCCTCTTCGTTCCCATGGGGTTTGCCAGCGAGGAGGAGTTCCTGGCCCTTTTGGAGAGGGCAGAAGGAAACAAGTTGCTCCTGGCCTGCGTGATGGGCTCCCCTGGGGTGCGGGCAAGGGTTATGGGCCAGGTGGCCCTCTACCGCTTTCCCGAATCGGCGGCCATCGCCTTGAGCCGGGCCTGGGCCTACAAGGCCTGGCGGGATGAACCCCTCCACTTCCCCGACCTCCCCGACCTGCGCCTGGAGGAGGCAAGGAAGCTTCTAGAAGGGAAAAAGACCCTGAGCCAGGAGGAGGGGGCCGCCCTCTTGGGGTGCTTCGGCCTGCCTTTGGGGAAGGGGGAAGGGCTTTCCCTACGGCTCACCGCCAAACCCCACCCCCTTTTCGGCCCTGTCCTCACCCTGCTCCTGCCCACTCCCTTGGGGGACCAGGTGCTGGGGGAAAGGCTTTCTCCCCTCACCCAGAAGGATGCCCAAGAGCTGGTTAGGCCCCTTGAGGGGCACCTAGACCCGGCCCCTTACCAAGAGATCCTCCTCAGGCTTTCCCGGCTTCTGGAGGAGCTGCCCCAGGTGGAAGAGATCTCCCTGGAGCTTTCCGGACCCCGGATCGCCCGCTTCGAGGTGCGCCTCCAGGGAAACCCCCCACCGAGGAACCGCCATGCGCATCCAAAGCCCCACTAA
- a CDS encoding TrmH family RNA methyltransferase, producing MRIQSPTNPKVKALSALKERKERERTGLFLVEGRREVERALRTGLHLETLLLGPKATPEDRALAGQGPILELSQEAMERVSVRENPSPVIGVFRLPQKTLKEARLPQNPLVLVLLGLEKPGNLGAILRSADGAGVDLVLVAEGVDLYGPQVIRNSTGVVFSLPVFPVAEEEASRFLEEKGLFLVAATPIGEKVYWEEDYRRGVAFLLGTEDEGLPKAWLDRAGVRVRIPMRGQADSLNVSVSAALLLYEALRQRGGG from the coding sequence ATGCGCATCCAAAGCCCCACTAACCCCAAGGTGAAGGCCCTATCCGCCCTGAAGGAACGAAAGGAGCGGGAAAGGACTGGCCTTTTCCTGGTGGAAGGCCGGCGGGAGGTGGAAAGGGCCTTAAGGACTGGCCTCCACCTGGAAACCCTCCTCCTCGGCCCCAAGGCCACCCCGGAGGACCGGGCCCTGGCGGGCCAGGGGCCCATCCTGGAACTTTCCCAAGAGGCGATGGAGCGGGTTTCCGTAAGGGAAAACCCGTCTCCCGTCATCGGGGTCTTCCGCCTGCCCCAAAAAACCCTAAAGGAGGCCCGGCTCCCGCAAAACCCCCTGGTCCTGGTCCTTTTGGGCCTGGAAAAACCCGGAAACCTTGGGGCCATCCTGCGCTCGGCGGATGGGGCGGGGGTGGACCTGGTCCTGGTGGCGGAAGGCGTGGATCTCTATGGCCCCCAGGTGATCCGAAACTCCACGGGGGTGGTCTTCTCCTTGCCCGTCTTCCCCGTGGCTGAGGAGGAAGCCTCCCGCTTCCTGGAGGAAAAGGGGCTTTTCCTGGTAGCCGCCACCCCCATAGGGGAAAAGGTCTACTGGGAAGAGGACTACCGAAGAGGGGTGGCCTTCCTCCTGGGGACCGAGGACGAGGGCCTTCCCAAGGCCTGGCTGGACCGGGCGGGGGTTCGGGTGCGCATCCCCATGCGGGGGCAGGCGGATAGCCTCAACGTCTCCGTGAGCGCCGCCCTCCTCCTCTACGAGGCCCTGCGCCAAAGGGGAGGAGGATGA